GATTGAATTTGTCTTAATAAGTCTAAATAAAAATTTATGTTATATTGAAAGTTAAAATATTTGTATTTTGATTTACAAATAAAAAAATAAGGGAAAATAAGGTAAAAGAATGTGGTAATTAATACTTACCTATTTACCTAATTCTAACAATTGCTCCAATTCAACTATTTTTTTTACTCAAATATAAATTTTTTGAAATAAATTAGATAGTTTTTAGGTTTACAATTTTTACAAAGATATTCTTTGATTTGTGATCAAAAATTAGTATTAAAATTTTAATGGGCCCGCTGGGATTCGAACCCAGGACCTCACGGTTATCAGCCGTGCGCTCTACCGCCTGAGCCACGGGCCCCTCTATTATAAAAAGGGGTTTTTGTACTATAATCAAAATAGTCCAAAGGAATATGCGGATAGATTCAAGATTTAAACTTCATCATATATATCCTTTTCTCTAAATTTAATTTTCAAGGAATTTATGAAGCATTAATCCTATCATTATTAATAAGATTCACTGAGAACTTTAATCAGTTCATTCAAACATTTTTCGAAATCATCATTTTCAAGTAAAGTTAAGTGAGATCCGTAGATTACTGAATATGCTACCATGGACATTCTTAGTATATTCATATATTCAGTGATGCTTTCCAAATTATCCAATTTACGTTCTCTAAATTTATCAGATTTTCGTCTTTGAATGATATTCTCATAAGATGATTCAACTACAATTATTATATCTGGAGAAATTATTCCAATTGGAAGAGATATGATATAACCAATATTAGATCGGTCTACACCATGGAGATCTACAAGTATCTTATTGGAAGATACTTGCATGTCCTTAATTTTGATTGCTGCAGTTTTCCAGAGGTATTCTTGGACTTCAATACTCAGATTGAACATTTCATCCCGGTTTGTAGCAAGATTTCGAGACTTGGCCACATCCAGCATTAACTCTCCATAGTTCACATATCTGTATCCAAGAACCCCTGCTGCGCTTATGCAGAGCGAAGTTTTACCAACACCGGGAACACCAACAAGGGCTGCGATGTTCCAA
This sequence is a window from Methanobacterium sp. SMA-27. Protein-coding genes within it:
- a CDS encoding adenylate kinase; its protein translation is MIHWNIAALVGVPGVGKTSLCISAAGVLGYRYVNYGELMLDVAKSRNLATNRDEMFNLSIEVQEYLWKTAAIKIKDMQVSSNKILVDLHGVDRSNIGYIISLPIGIISPDIIIVVESSYENIIQRRKSDKFRERKLDNLESITEYMNILRMSMVAYSVIYGSHLTLLENDDFEKCLNELIKVLSESY